Within the Rosa rugosa chromosome 2, drRosRugo1.1, whole genome shotgun sequence genome, the region CGCACATTTGACTCAAACGTTTGAATCAGACCAAAAGTACACAGTTCGGAAGCCGGTGCCGCAAATGAGTCGGGCAGGCAATGCACCTTCCAGGCTTAAACCCTAGATGAGTCCACAGGGACGGAGCCAGAGATCACAACTAAGAGGGGCAAATACAAGATGGAtgagaaaaaatatatttaaaaaatattaaaatattatATAATTGTATAATTGATTTGATCAGATTAAACAGGCATGCTGTAAGGAGGCGTTCTCCAAATACCAAGGTGCAACAAACATGCTCCAAATATTATTTTACTCATGGTTCTGCTTCTAAAATCCAAAAAGTCTTTATTATTTACTATTACTCCAAACTAACCAATCAAAAGATAGGTGAGATATATTATATTTTCATGTGAAGCTAATCACGTGGAGAACTAGGGGGTGCCAATATTAATAATTGTGTGTGTAGAAACTCAAGTCAACTAGATTGCAAGCAACAATTACATATGCAGTCAAAAAGTTAAGGGGTGCCATGGCCCCCTCAGGCCCTTGAGTAGCTCCGTCCCTGTGAGTCCACATGCAAATACATGACTAGTAGACTCCCTTCACTTTCCTCTTGTTTATATTATTGATTATTGTAACGCATCAAGAGGAAAGTGATAGCTTTGGCTTAATTTCCAATTAACTATCAAATTAAAGATTTGGATTTTATACCAATTGGGTGATTATGTGATCCCATGTGCTCTTCAATTTATGTGATCTACCTACCATTTGGTTTGGTAGTATCTGGTAAAATGAAGATATTTGGAAGTGATTAGAACTTTTTAAAGGGGAGCTGCTAAAAGTTAAATTGAAGTAACATGTATGAAACTTACTAGTCTGAAAGCACCGtgtaaagtaaaaaaaaaaaaaaaaaaaaaaacaatcagcCCCTCAACTTATCAGAATAGCACGAAAGAGTAAAATCTCTCTATTTTGTAGGATCcaataataacaacaacaaagagTGTGCTAAATAAAGTATTAGCAGGGGAGAAAACTGCAACGCTTAAGAACTTACAACGTTCCAAATTGGATCTTGCTAATTCATGTATATATTATGAAGTTACAGAGTAAATTAGTTGCGCAGGGTTGAGCTAGACTACCACCAAACAATATTCGTTTCACTTACCCCTGAACACAAGAAGCGACTTTTCTACCATTTGAAATCGATTTGTTTGTTTGCATTGGGAGCTTATTAATTAAATTCAATTAGTGGTGGGGTTATTATGAGTTGCTTGTTGATTTGGTGTCCTAATATTATTTGCTTCTTGTATGCATCCAATAGTAATGTAGTGGTTACGTTGTACTAATATGTTGTCGGTTTTAATTCCTCTTTAAGGTGCAACAGAGTATTCCTGGAATTGTTTCTTTATCTGCATGTGACATTCAACCCCACAATTTGATATTCAACCATGACTTATTTATGTTCTATGaagaaaattaaacaaattttaagaaaataaaaagccATGTAAGtcgaagaaacaaaaatatggtGCCTCTAGTCAATGCCTCTTGTGCTGTTTGTTCACATGGGCAGCTTGTACTAGTTCCCTGTTCACATTATCTACCTCCACaattttcatactagtttcGACTCCTGCtgaaattaggttttcctttgaatgagattaaaataTTGAATATATGTCTTCATCAAATCTATGAGGTGATTTACATAGAGATTTTGAGGATATCATGCTTTGAGTTGGTATATGTACCGGAATTTTTCCATTTAAATTTTTATTCAATCCAACAatgtaaagaatttcaaatacGTCAATTTACTAAATATTAATAACATTTTTACTTTACTTTGTAATGAGTTGATCAAGAGTGTCGTGAGATTGTAAGTTTTACGTATGATCCAAGTCATATTAGTGTAGAAGAAACAACTTAAATTTTCTGCAATATAGAATGCTTTTAATttggcagaaaaaaaaaaaaagaaacatcatTACCATAATTATGGTAAGCATAATTATATTAGCAGATTAGTTCACCTAAACATGATAAGCGTATGCCCTGTGTCTCATGTAATGAAATATGAAATGTAAAATTTAGGAGTTAGCAGGTATATCAGTTTCCTTAATATAGTAAGCAAAACTATATATTAGTCTTGCTACGGTTCAAAAGAGTTCTTGTACGTTTGTCTAACATCAATATCATGACAACATTAATATAAATATGAAACAGGATCATCTTGATAGTTTCGTTTATTGCCTTAATACAGTTAGAAAAGAAGAATCATTCccgagttttttttatttttttttatactagCATTATTCTCAAGCGTTGCGAGCCTGCATATGTCAATTTGGTTCAACTAATCTCTTTAAATGGTCTACAAGCCTCGGGAAAAATGGTTTAAATGAAAAAACCATTGAAAATTTGATGTTGGTGTATGTTAATCCAGGGTCTTGGACACTCAAGCATGATATCCTCAAAATCTCTTCGTACAACTATTACTCAGTAAGTATTACAAATTAATAATACACTAAAAAGTAGCTATAACTTTATCATTATTTGAATCGATGACAAACGACTAACTTTAAGAGTATAGAAGAAACAAGCAAGTAAAAACCGTACTTTTAACTTTCCCCCAATTCAATTTCACCATTTTATACCTGCCTTATCCACAAATGCCATCATGCTTGATCAGGATAATTAGTTACGACTTACAGTAGAAAATTTACATACACCATATCCAAATCAAGAATGAAGCAATTTTGTCCCATCTCTTTAAGTCTGACATATATGGTAAGAGCTCATGTTAACAACCTAACGGCCTCTCCAATGGCGGAGCTATGTGAGGACCTATTGGGTCCTGTGCCCCAGTCAAATTTTGGTTTCTAACTATATATGTGGTTCTGCTATATATCACAGCCACTAAACtattaattgttatttgttagtGAATTTTGTCCTATGCACCTACCTAAAGAACTAGTTATCtttattgtttcttcttttttcctgcTAAGTAAAATATTTTGCGTGTTAGCTAACTAGAGTTCTATTGTATGCATGTATTTGTATAATTGCGGGAAGTTCTTATTTCCATAAAAGTGGTTAAGAGTGTTGATGAACTAAAATAGAATGATGAAACTATTTTATTTAATAATATAAGTTTAatggaaataaaaatttaagTGCCTCACCTATACtaaatttctggctccgcctCTGAGCCTCTCTTTAATTCTAGTTTCACCTTTTGCTTTCCCAACTCATCAAACCCTAACGTGCAGGTTTCCTCTTATATCTGGAAGTCGTTAGTTTTCGGTTCTCACACACTAAAAAACCAGAGGAAATTTGGATAAAATCACAGGCCGAAAGTTAGGCAATTTCTTGCTCCACATCCATTCCCTCACAGTAAACTTTTGTCTCTATGCTTAACTCCCCCATCAACTAACTTATCAACTTTCAGCTGTGGGTTCCCACTCAATCCTTCTATTTATACCCAACTGTAATGCCATGCTCCTTCATACCCTTTACCTGCCTTCAATAATTTCAAAGCAGAAATAGTAGTACTCGCTCTTCTTCACACTTCATTACACCTtttagtttcttcatcttcatggcTCCTCCTTTTCTCTCTTTAATTCTTTTATTCCTGATAAAGGTTGCTTCGAGTTCAGCTCAGGGTCCACCCTCACCTGGATACTACCCAAGTTCCAGAGTTAGGTCAATAGGGTTTGATCAGGGTTACAGAAACCTTTGGGGTCCTGAGCACCAAAACGAAGACCAGGGCGGTATAAGCATTTGGCTTGACAAAAGCTCAGGTACTTGCTTCTCAATCACAGtctttcgtcaaaaaaaaaaaaaaaaatcatatatacAATCTTCATTAACCAAGTAATTATCTTCTTATTATATCTGGTTAGCTAACTTTCATATGTACATTTTTTGACATGTTTTAGGAAGTGGGTTCAAATCAGTTCGTTCATATGGTTCTGGGTACTTTGGTGCAGCCATCAAGGTTCAGACCGGTTACACTGCCGGAGTGATTACATCTTTCTACGTAAGCTAGTCTCCATATTTCGTTATTTGAATGACAAACTGCGAGTGAGAATAACATTGACATTGAttaattaatagaggaaatgaaAATGATTGTGTTAATAATGCTCTATTTCTCtgatttgtttgttttcatgagATAGCTGTCGAACAATGAACAACACCCTGGGGATCACGACGAGATCGATATCGAGTTCTTGGGGACGACTCTTGATAAGCCTTATGTTCTGCAAACCAATGTGTGGACTAAAGGAAGCGGAGATGGGAACAACCTTATTGGGAGAGAGCACAGGTTCCATCTCTGGTTTGATCCAACACATGACTTTCACAACTATGCTATAGTGTATAACCCCAGTGAGATCATGTGAGTATATAACCCCACTACTACGACCAATTCTTGTATGCTTATGTGAATTTTATGTTGTACATGTCACATGTGTGTTTGTAGGTAAGGTTAACATCAACCCAAACTGTCTAGTGTCTCGTACTCTATCGTATAGTAGGAGAATGGGTTACAGGCAATTATTAAAATCTGATCCTTAAAGAAAAGTTCCTACTTTTGGTTCTGTTATGTGTGTATTGAGTTGTTGAGTTGTAACATCGCAAGTAATTCATAAAATCCTAGAATTACTGTCAACTTTTACTATAGGAACTGAAGTTAATATTAACTATTGTGGTACTAGAACTTCTAAATTGTATGTCGGAGAAAGCTATCGGTCCTACATGCAATTGTTCCGTGTGTTATTACGACCACCTAATGATAATTTGTTTTGGGTTCTAAATGTGACACGACTTCTCCAATATGAACGATTGGTACCAAATATATCTCTATGGATCATATATTGCTTTATCTAGAGCTGACAACCATATTAATAATTTTATTCTAATGCGGAAAATTCTCAAACCCTATTGTAATTAATTGATGTACAGATTCCTGGTGGACGATGTGCCGATAAGAAGGTACGCAAGGAAGAGCGATGCCACATTCCCATTGAGGCCGATGTGGGTGTACGGATCCATATGGGATGCATCATCATGGGCCACAGAGGAAGGAAAATACAAAGCCGACTACAACTACCAGCCATTCATTGGTAGGTACAAGAACTTCAAACTAGGCCCAGCCTCCGTTGCCTCACCTTCCGGCACCTCCGGGCTGAGCCGGCAGCAGTACGCGGCAATGGATTGGGTGCAGAGGAACTACAAGGTATACGACTACTGCACCGACTCCAGGCGAGACCATTCGCAGACACCAGAGTGTTAGGGTTTTAGCTAGCATGCTAGGGTTTGGCAATGCCGCTCAGCTATACCAGCTCTGGTTGAAGGTTAAGAATCGATCTATACAGATACACAAAAGAGTAAATTGTGATTTTTTCAGTTATATGTAAACAGAGGGCGTTGAGATGGGTCCCGTACTTGCTGAAAATAGGTGGCAAGAGTCGTTGAACGTCCAAGCCCTCGATCAGTGTCAGTACTCAGTACTATTATTTGCATTAGCAGAATGCAATGCATGTAATTTTTACTATTGCTCTTAAGTTTGATGTACCAACAATTTAGTGGATCACTGAATAAATTAGGGAAATTGAGTTTCATCATGCCACCGTTTTTTTCATATTGAAGAATGCAGAATTTAATACTCATATGATTGACCCCAGGATAAACTAAATCAAGTTGGCAGCTGCCAATAGGCGCTCAAGTCCTGTCAACAGGATTTCTCGTGCATTTACAGTACGAGCCTATGTGATAAAGTCAAACATTCACAATAGCCTGTGATTCAACAGTATCATAATCATAATAAAGCCCATTATGAGGAAGATCTAGGATTTATAATTTCGGGGTCCAAACATAAAAACAAGTTTGATCATATGATTTTGGTACAAcactctccttttttttttcgatgacatAAAAGAAATACAAGAAACTAAAGGACAAAATCTCTACTGACACCTCCTCCCAACTGATCCAAATGGAACGCTGGGGACACAGCAAGAGGTAAACAAAAGAACCAAACAGAAGTATTATAAGAACTACGAGCCATAGAAGCTAGATGATctgcaacaaaatttgcttcccgATAAATATGCCTGAAAAGATTGAATCAAATTGTTGAGCTAATTGCCTTATATCCTGGACCAAAAGCTGAATTCGCCATGGAACGACGCATCTTCCTTGAATACAGTCAATAACCAGCTTAGAATCACCTTCAACTGAAATATGATTGTGTTGATGAAGAAAAGCAGTGTGTAAACCATCCCGTAAAGCAGTCGCTCTGCAACAAGAGCATTAGTCTTCCCCAACTTCCTGTTTGCAACAAATAAAGGATTGTCATCCGCATTCCTAATAACATATGCAACAATAGCATTTCCATTTCTAACAGACCCATCAAAGTTTAATTTAACTTGATTTGTGTTAGGTGGTTGCCACTTAATATGAAAATATTTAGAAACTTTGGGATTCATGTTCTTAGGATTTGCTGAAACATAATTTGAACCCAACAATACATCCTGACATAACACTCTCATTTTGTGCACGGTAGTATTTATTATTTGGAAAAAACTTGGAGAAGTagtaatttttaataaaaattgatATTAATATTAGTAATCAAAGCTATGAAACAGGCCAGAATCTAACAAGCACTTACATAAGAGATTCAGTACAAAAGACCAAATAACCTATCTAAGTCAAACTAAACTCATTATAGTCTAAAAGGACGCTTGCTGGAGAGCAAGTATAACTAAGCAAGAATATATAACTCGCTTCCTAagaaaaaatcattcatctagtctaatctgctaACACGCAATTGCGGTATAAATAACAACTAGCAACATCTTTAAAAAGCTCATAGAGAAAATTCCTACTTTAAAAGACTTGCATCCAGATGTCTAACATCATAAAGATCTAAGAAAgtactttcttcttccccttacGGTTGGAGCTAGTACCATTCTCAACCTCATCAACAACCAACAACCTCAGCATCAGATTGGTCTTCCTGCTTTtattttgtcacgccccgaacccgggtcaatttttttttaatatttttctgaaatccgaggtgtgagtaaaaataaaaataaacgaatagaaaataaaatcgaCACTTTGTTAATGGAATTGACTTCTCATTTCGATATAAGGATAAATCCAACTCAAGATCGCTAAAAACACTCACTTTCGGAATAATGATCTTACATATGCAAAACTCCAACTAACTCTAATTGCGCGCTTTCGATCACTAATCTTCATAGTTTCTGTTTAATAACCTGCAAGACTGTTAAGGGGTGAGCTCAATATATGGCTCAGTAGGGAGCGCTATTCCTCTTCAAACAAACTATAACCACACAATAGTCATATGGTATGCATGAATGCATGTTCTATTCCCGTTAGTTCACATAGCAGAATAAATTGAGCCTACATGTCCTATACCATGTATTTTACCACGAAGGTGACTCAGAATACTCAACTATATGAACTAACCGCCACCCAAAATCAATCACCCTAGCCCTCTTTTGCTAGTCATCTTGTCCATGCCCCTTTCGCTAGTCCCGAATTACCCTTTCAATCCTATACTAATTGCTCATTAACAATTGGCATACCTGGGATCTGGTACATGCTGAGGTTTGgactcaactacacaaatgaTAAACTTCAAACTTTCTTATATCGATAGCATTACACATATCACAATCACCGCCCTTATACTTCATATGTACTCACTGGATGATGCATCAATTGATAATATATACTTCGCAATGTAATTACATCAAATATTCATTCATTCCAAAACAAACATGTCAAGCAACATATATGCATAAAATACAATTGAGTAGAGGTTCCCCAAATCCCCATACCTAGATTTCAAGCTATTGTATAGATACATG harbors:
- the LOC133731989 gene encoding probable xyloglucan endotransglucosylase/hydrolase protein 32 — translated: MAPPFLSLILLFLIKVASSSAQGPPSPGYYPSSRVRSIGFDQGYRNLWGPEHQNEDQGGISIWLDKSSGSGFKSVRSYGSGYFGAAIKVQTGYTAGVITSFYLSNNEQHPGDHDEIDIEFLGTTLDKPYVLQTNVWTKGSGDGNNLIGREHRFHLWFDPTHDFHNYAIVYNPSEIIFLVDDVPIRRYARKSDATFPLRPMWVYGSIWDASSWATEEGKYKADYNYQPFIGRYKNFKLGPASVASPSGTSGLSRQQYAAMDWVQRNYKVYDYCTDSRRDHSQTPEC